A portion of the Granulosicoccus antarcticus IMCC3135 genome contains these proteins:
- a CDS encoding DUF3820 family protein, producing the protein MTENDDNASLSADVLNAAAMPMPFGRFKGTRLIDLPEPYVVWFKGQGFPGGLLGQRLALMYEIKVNGLEKLIRPLLDSHATLDPTGLQD; encoded by the coding sequence ATGACGGAAAATGATGACAACGCCAGTTTGTCGGCAGATGTACTGAACGCTGCTGCCATGCCGATGCCATTTGGCCGGTTCAAGGGCACCCGGTTGATTGACCTTCCTGAGCCCTATGTCGTCTGGTTCAAGGGGCAGGGGTTTCCGGGTGGTTTGCTGGGGCAACGTCTGGCACTGATGTATGAAATCAAGGTAAACGGGTTGGAAAAACTTATCCGTCCTTTACTGGATTCGCACGCCACGCTTGACCCCACAGGCTTGCAGGATTAA
- a CDS encoding DMT family transporter gives MGGDNTGNSVLRGVGLALLGFAIFSLHDTLIKSVSDIPVFQTAFFVVLFSFVPFALFLAIDGTKRSLRPKLPGLVALRCLFTVVGMLCVFHAFGNLPLAEVYSLLFAAPILITLLAIPILGERIHLIRWLAILLGMAGVLIVLRPGNTAFTIHHMAAIGAATCVACTSVVTRLIGSREHSMTLIIYPMLTNVIVTGVATAFVYVPMPGEYLLRLCAVGLLSVIAQTLMIQAYRSTEAQFVAPMQYSQMLWALLYGTLIFHETIDRTVLLGSAVIVCSGLLFIWRELVASVQKPVLSTRNLRISGGPQARPGEADRSELASEELAASRQDDGK, from the coding sequence ATGGGTGGGGACAATACAGGCAACAGTGTCCTCAGGGGAGTCGGTCTGGCTCTGCTTGGGTTCGCCATATTTTCTCTGCACGATACCTTGATCAAGAGCGTCAGCGATATTCCCGTCTTTCAGACGGCATTTTTCGTCGTGCTGTTCAGTTTTGTGCCTTTTGCGCTGTTTCTCGCCATTGACGGTACGAAACGCAGTCTGCGCCCGAAGCTGCCCGGTCTGGTGGCGTTACGCTGTCTGTTCACGGTTGTCGGCATGTTGTGTGTCTTTCATGCTTTTGGCAACCTGCCGTTGGCAGAAGTCTATTCTCTGCTGTTTGCCGCGCCCATCCTGATTACCTTACTGGCCATACCGATTCTGGGCGAGCGTATTCATTTGATACGCTGGTTGGCGATTCTGTTGGGAATGGCAGGTGTGCTGATCGTATTAAGGCCCGGTAACACGGCTTTCACTATTCATCATATGGCAGCAATAGGCGCAGCAACCTGTGTCGCCTGCACCTCGGTGGTGACTCGTCTGATCGGATCACGTGAACACAGCATGACTCTGATTATCTATCCCATGCTGACTAACGTTATCGTGACGGGGGTGGCAACAGCATTTGTCTACGTTCCCATGCCAGGTGAGTACCTGCTTCGATTGTGCGCCGTGGGGCTGTTGAGTGTCATTGCACAAACATTGATGATTCAGGCCTATCGCAGCACTGAAGCGCAGTTTGTGGCGCCCATGCAATACAGTCAGATGTTGTGGGCACTTCTCTATGGCACGCTTATCTTCCATGAAACGATTGATCGTACGGTTCTGCTCGGATCGGCCGTCATTGTCTGCTCGGGATTACTGTTCATCTGGCGCGAGCTGGTTGCTTCGGTTCAGAAGCCGGTATTGAGCACGCGTAACCTGCGAATCAGTGGCGGACCGCAGGCTCGGCCCGGTGAAGCGGATCGTTCTGAGTTGGCCAGCGAGGAGCTGGCAGCAAGCAGGCAAGATGACGGAAAATGA
- a CDS encoding EAL domain-containing protein encodes MSLTIKDSLHDEATGLLLRAAFLDEVRKGQSPGSIGTQVRRGCLLILNFPVLKHIQAVAGNEAVNGAFRNLLGIVETRHRSRDTMGRIGDHSLCIFLRRCKEQDAGLIAEQYVALLRDAVIESGEHRAAMDLHYRIIPLDWRGRRTRQGISKIVKASGDADRMVTAIQTLANSGEHEAGQLLYLAPRRDVSDRAQAVLNSQDHTAKVAGADYRLKPGILLKHRPLVCCFRVSPLGLIAPTGPISKSALFDAVLDSLAMGNDNGRPLIESQMVVPVSAMQLNSESSLWLKEQCRSRRVAPSDVCLSLRVDTITQDLRSSLPAIRSLNRQGIMLMLEGVSSAAQFTAIQKLANFDYLLISAKVLQASLLKIRARKELESLIVLAQEQQRQICAAGIDSPALMAHAQQLQVEIGFGRECGRSEPFPGTLRSG; translated from the coding sequence ATGTCTCTGACGATCAAGGACTCATTGCACGACGAGGCAACCGGGTTGTTGCTTCGTGCCGCCTTCCTTGATGAGGTGCGCAAAGGGCAGAGCCCTGGCAGCATTGGCACGCAGGTTCGGCGAGGGTGTCTGCTGATACTGAATTTTCCTGTACTCAAGCATATTCAGGCAGTTGCGGGTAATGAGGCCGTTAATGGTGCCTTTCGCAATTTGCTGGGGATCGTGGAAACCCGACACCGGAGTCGCGACACGATGGGCCGCATTGGCGATCATTCACTGTGCATATTCTTGCGTCGATGCAAAGAGCAGGATGCAGGGCTGATTGCCGAGCAGTATGTCGCTCTGCTCAGGGATGCTGTCATCGAGTCAGGTGAACACCGAGCTGCGATGGATCTGCATTACCGCATCATTCCGCTGGATTGGCGAGGTCGTCGTACCCGTCAGGGAATATCAAAAATCGTGAAAGCATCCGGTGATGCTGACCGGATGGTCACAGCCATCCAGACGCTGGCAAACTCAGGTGAGCATGAGGCCGGTCAGTTGTTGTACCTGGCACCCAGGCGTGATGTCTCGGATAGAGCACAGGCTGTACTCAATAGTCAGGATCACACCGCTAAAGTGGCAGGCGCTGATTACCGGTTAAAACCGGGAATCTTGTTAAAACATCGTCCACTGGTGTGTTGTTTCCGGGTCAGTCCGCTTGGTCTGATAGCGCCCACGGGGCCTATCAGCAAGAGTGCTTTGTTTGATGCGGTGCTCGACTCTCTGGCCATGGGCAATGATAATGGTCGTCCTTTGATTGAAAGTCAGATGGTGGTGCCGGTGAGCGCCATGCAGTTGAATTCCGAATCATCCTTGTGGTTGAAAGAGCAATGCCGTTCCAGACGGGTTGCGCCTTCCGATGTGTGTCTGTCACTGCGGGTCGATACCATTACCCAGGACCTGCGATCTTCACTGCCTGCGATTCGCAGTCTGAATCGGCAAGGCATCATGTTGATGCTCGAAGGGGTCAGTTCAGCAGCGCAGTTCACCGCCATACAGAAACTGGCGAACTTCGACTATCTGTTGATTTCTGCCAAGGTCTTACAGGCGTCATTGTTGAAGATTCGAGCGCGTAAGGAGCTGGAATCACTGATTGTGCTAGCACAGGAGCAGCAACGTCAGATCTGTGCCGCGGGTATCGACTCGCCGGCCTTGATGGCTCATGCGCAGCAACTGCAAGTGGAGATAGGATTTGGACGCGAGTGCGGTCGCAGTGAGCCCTTTCCAGGTACGCTGCGTAGCGGATAA
- a CDS encoding response regulator transcription factor yields the protein MSVSAQTISPVSMPDDYDEGEQAEVAVRRILLVDEQAHVLRVIRLNLERCGYLVDAVMSADLAMQHVRTHQYDALILTSDLPDMTSSQLYERTRVLLDDHVPDRRQIPLTLVGHDAGEEWPDEVQNRESLCRPVSLRLILIRLEKQFASAECRGAECL from the coding sequence ATGAGCGTTAGCGCACAGACGATATCCCCGGTGAGCATGCCGGATGATTACGACGAAGGAGAGCAGGCAGAAGTTGCCGTGCGGCGCATTCTGCTGGTTGACGAGCAGGCACATGTGCTGCGGGTCATTCGCCTGAATCTGGAGCGCTGCGGCTATCTGGTCGATGCCGTTATGAGTGCCGATCTGGCCATGCAGCACGTGCGCACACACCAGTACGATGCGTTGATTCTGACCAGTGATCTGCCGGATATGACCTCTTCACAACTGTACGAGCGCACGCGGGTGCTGCTGGACGATCACGTTCCTGACAGGCGGCAAATACCGTTGACTCTGGTTGGTCATGATGCGGGAGAAGAGTGGCCTGATGAGGTTCAGAATCGTGAGTCTCTGTGCCGTCCGGTGAGCTTGAGGTTGATCCTCATACGTCTGGAAAAACAATTCGCATCAGCCGAATGCCGCGGTGCCGAATGTCTCTGA